One Mycobacterium kubicae genomic window carries:
- the glnB gene encoding nitrogen regulatory protein P-II produces the protein MKLITAIVKPFTLDDVKTSLEDAGVLGMTVSEIQGYGRQKGHTEVYRGAEYSVDFVPKVRIEVVVDDSIVDKVVDSIVRAARTGKIGDGKVWVSPVDTIVRVRTGERGPDAL, from the coding sequence ATGAAGCTGATCACCGCAATCGTGAAGCCGTTCACGCTCGACGACGTCAAGACCAGCCTGGAAGACGCCGGAGTCCTGGGTATGACGGTCAGCGAGATCCAGGGCTACGGACGGCAGAAGGGCCACACCGAGGTCTACCGCGGTGCTGAGTACTCGGTCGACTTCGTGCCGAAGGTCCGCATCGAGGTCGTCGTCGACGACTCGATCGTCGACAAGGTCGTGGACAGCATCGTCCGGGCCGCGCGCACCGGCAAGATCGGTGACGGCAAGGTCTGGGTGAGCCCGGTGGACACCATCGTGCGGGTGCGCACCGGTGAACGCGGACCCGACGCGCTCTGA